Proteins from one Mycolicibacter virginiensis genomic window:
- a CDS encoding acetyl/propionyl/methylcrotonyl-CoA carboxylase subunit alpha yields the protein MFKTVLIANRGEIAVRVIRTLRRMGIRSVAVYSDADAGARHVREADTAVRLGPAPVLESYLSIPKVLEAAAATGAQAIHPGYGFLSENAGFAAACERAGVVFIGPPARAIEVMGDKISAKNTVTAFEVPVVPGIAKPGLSDDELVAAAGEIGYPVLIKPSAGGGGKGMHLVEEPAGLRAALATARREAASAFGDDTLFLERFVLRPRHIEVQVLADTQGNVVHLGERECSLQRRHQKVIEEAPSPLLDAATRDRIGTAACNTARSVDYVGAGTVEFIVSADRPDEFFFMEMNTRLQVEHPVTEAITGLDLVEWQVRVAAGEKLSFTQDDITFTGHAVEARVYAEDPARGFLPTGGRVLALHEPTGAGVRVDSSLQDGTVVGSDYDPMLSKVIAHGCDRAQALARLDAALAGTAVFGVQTNVEFLRFLLADERVVAGDLDTELLDARSGDFTPVPAPDDVLAAGGLYRQWELAGRSRRGNHRSAGETAPKSLWGMPSGWRIGAAAPVRTEMHTPLRTETVSVWGLPDAAQVQIGDGEIQSASAHVQGDQLIATVAGRQRRYLFAENDGQLWISDERGTWQLREAEVVRVHRGGGTRSAEIASPMPGTVIAVSADSESTVSEGDPVVVVEAMKMEHTLTAPISGRVQVLVAVGEQVKVDQVLARLIPEEETEEAKS from the coding sequence GGAGAGCTACCTGTCGATACCTAAAGTGCTCGAAGCCGCCGCCGCGACCGGCGCCCAGGCCATTCACCCCGGCTACGGATTCCTTTCCGAGAACGCCGGATTCGCGGCCGCCTGCGAGCGGGCCGGAGTGGTCTTCATCGGGCCGCCGGCCCGGGCCATCGAGGTGATGGGCGACAAGATCTCCGCCAAGAACACCGTCACCGCGTTTGAAGTGCCGGTGGTTCCGGGTATCGCCAAACCCGGTCTGTCCGATGACGAGCTGGTGGCCGCGGCAGGCGAGATCGGCTACCCGGTGCTGATCAAGCCCTCGGCCGGCGGCGGAGGCAAGGGCATGCACTTGGTGGAAGAGCCGGCCGGGCTGCGCGCGGCGCTGGCCACCGCACGGCGCGAGGCCGCCTCGGCATTCGGCGACGACACCCTGTTCTTGGAGCGGTTCGTGCTGCGGCCGCGTCACATCGAGGTGCAGGTGCTTGCCGATACCCAAGGCAACGTGGTGCACCTCGGCGAACGCGAATGCAGCCTGCAGCGCCGCCACCAAAAGGTGATCGAGGAGGCGCCGTCGCCGCTGCTGGACGCCGCCACCCGCGACCGCATCGGTACGGCGGCCTGCAACACCGCGCGCAGCGTCGACTACGTCGGCGCCGGCACCGTGGAATTCATCGTCTCCGCCGATCGCCCGGATGAGTTCTTCTTCATGGAGATGAACACCCGACTGCAGGTCGAACACCCCGTCACCGAAGCGATCACCGGCCTGGACCTCGTCGAGTGGCAGGTGCGGGTGGCCGCCGGCGAGAAACTGTCCTTCACCCAGGACGACATCACCTTCACCGGGCACGCCGTGGAAGCTCGGGTGTATGCCGAAGACCCGGCCCGCGGCTTCCTGCCCACCGGCGGGCGAGTGCTGGCGCTACACGAACCCACCGGCGCGGGGGTACGGGTGGACTCGTCGTTGCAGGACGGCACCGTCGTCGGCAGCGACTACGACCCGATGCTGTCCAAGGTGATCGCGCACGGTTGCGACCGGGCGCAGGCACTAGCGCGCCTGGATGCGGCGCTGGCCGGCACCGCGGTGTTCGGGGTGCAGACCAACGTCGAGTTCCTGCGGTTCCTGCTGGCCGATGAGCGGGTGGTCGCCGGTGACCTGGACACCGAACTTTTGGACGCCCGGTCAGGCGATTTCACACCGGTGCCCGCCCCCGATGATGTGTTGGCCGCCGGTGGCCTCTACCGCCAGTGGGAGCTCGCCGGGCGATCTCGGCGCGGTAATCACCGCTCAGCGGGAGAAACCGCGCCGAAATCGCTGTGGGGGATGCCGAGCGGATGGCGCATCGGTGCGGCGGCGCCGGTGCGCACCGAGATGCACACCCCGCTGCGCACCGAGACGGTGTCGGTGTGGGGCCTGCCCGACGCTGCGCAGGTGCAGATCGGCGACGGCGAGATCCAGAGCGCCAGTGCCCATGTGCAAGGCGACCAACTGATCGCGACCGTGGCCGGGCGGCAACGCCGCTACCTGTTCGCCGAGAACGACGGTCAACTGTGGATCAGCGACGAACGCGGAACTTGGCAGCTGCGGGAGGCCGAAGTGGTACGCGTGCACCGCGGCGGCGGGACCCGCAGCGCCGAGATCGCCAGCCCGATGCCGGGCACCGTGATCGCCGTCAGTGCCGACTCGGAATCGACTGTCAGCGAAGGTGATCCCGTGGTCGTAGTCGAGGCGATGAAGATGGAGCACACCCTGACCGCCCCGATCTCCGGCCGGGTCCAGGTGTTGGTAGCGGTGGGCGAGCAAGTGAAGGTGGATCAGGTGCTGGCGCGGCTGATCCCGGAGGAAGAGACCGAGGAAGCGAAATCATGA